The Solibacillus sp. FSL R7-0668 genome includes the window ATGTAACCGATAGCATAGATGGCTGCAACCCACTTTATACTAGTAAAAATGTTTTTCTTCATAAGTTACCCCTTTTCAAATTTGCATCTACATATAATTTAGCGAAGTAAGCGTTGATAGTTTACTCCGCCAAATGATGTATTAAATTATTTTATAAAGATAGTGGATGATTAAGGCAATCTTCGTCAGTCCATAAGATATCGCTGACCAAAATGCTGTTTTTGATTTTGATATAGTGCAAACGAACGAATCCTCAAGGAAGCCGTTAACACAGCTAATAAATCTGTGGCGGGTTGTTCATTCATAATTTTTATGATGATTAAAATTATAATGAAAACGCAAATACTTAAAATATGCGTTGAATCATCTGAGGTTTCTTTCTGCATGTTTTGCTCCTTATTGAATCACTTCCATTTGCTCCGTTAACGCAAGTACCTCTTCAAATGTAAGCTCTTCATCTTCTAATATAATGCCGTAACGTAGGCCATCTTCATCCCATTGTAGGAGTTTGAAAAATTGTTCATCTGTTATTTCAGCAGGTTGACCATGGACTTTTACAGCGCTATCAGTCGAAAACGGTTCTGTATCTGTTGGGATGAAAACCGATAGCGTAAAGGCAGGCTCACCGTCCTTTAAATACGTAAGCGCAATTTCCTTCGTTTCAGGTACTTCCATATCTTCAATCGTTAATAGCTCATAGCCTGTAGATGCTGGGAAGGCTAGGAAGTCACCAAGCATTTTTTGAGCCTCTGACGCCGTAATTTGTGTTGGCATCGTAACGTCTATTGTTTCCATTGCTGCATCGGCAGGGAGGTCTAATACAAATTGATCCGCTGAAATTTTTGCGTCAGGCTCAAATTTTGTGAATTCCATTGTTAGCTTCATATCCTCTGTAATTGATACAGTTTTTAAGGTCATCCACGTTTTCTTGTCTACCCAAATTTCGATATCACCAATTAAAGAACCTTTTTCCTTTGCCTTGGCGATTAAATGATACGTTTCACGTCCTGCGATTTTTTCACTATCCCCAACAGAAATATCATGTGTGTCTTTAATTAATTCCAATGTTTGCATCGCTTGTTCCTTTAATGTTGGACGGACAAAGCCCTCCATATCATCGGTTACGGTATAGGTTGAACCAGAATTAAGTGTTGGATTGTAAAGTGTAACTGTTTTGCCGTCATTAACTGTAAGTGTTTCCTCACCTGTAGCATCTAGCATTTCAATACGAATCTTTCCGTTATGCTCCCATTGTTTTGCCGTATAGCTTCCTTCACCATCAACGTTCATCTTATATTCCGCATAGTAAGAAGAAAGTTCTGTTGTTTCCTCCATCGCTTGATTTAAAATTTCCTGTGGTGAATATTGTTCGGTTTCGCTGCAAGCTCCTAGTGCAAGCGTTAATGTTAGTGCTGCTGCATAAACTACTTTTTTCATTCCTTTTCCTCCTGTGGTAGCCAAATGATAAAGGCTGTTTCGTTTTGTTTCGATACGACTTTAATTGTGCCGTGATGCTTCTCAATAATATCTTTGGCAATCGTTAGTCCTAATCCCGTACCTCGATTACCTGTTTTTGTTCGTGCTTGGTCAACCTGATAAAGTGGTTCAAAAATCTGGTTTAATTGCTCAGCTGGAATTTCTGTGCCTGTATTTGTCACAATGATGTAGACGCCAGTCGTTTTAGTTAAATGCATAGAGCACCAGTTAGGCGCCAAATGTGGATTGAATGCTGCAATGCGAATTGTTCCACTTGTGTTTGCATAGCGCCAAGCATTCGATAATAAATTATCTAACACACGCATGAGCTGTTTTGGCTGTACGTAAAAGGTCCCTGTCACATGACAGCTTATTGTACAAATAAATCCTTTTTCCCGACTAATATCCTCATAATCTGCAAGGAGCATGTCAAAAAATTCTTCGCCATCCACTGCTACAAGCTCCATTTCATAAGTAGGTGACTGCAATAGTGAAAACATCGTTAACTCATCAAGTAGCTGTTTCATATATACGGTTTTCGCTGTAATAATCGATAAATATTCCTCTTTGTTTGCATCACCTTCAGATAAAAGGCTCTCGGTATAAGCTTGAATAGATGTGAGCGGTGTCTTTAAATCATGCGAAAGACTCGCCAGCATATAGTGTTTTTGCTGTTGCTCCTGCTGTAAATGTGCGCGTGCTGCTAAAATTTCTTGTTGCATTGCTTCAAAGCTAGTGCTAAGTTCACCGATTTCATCTTTTCTACTAGGTAAAGGCTCGATTAGGAGTCCTTTCGCAAAGTGCTGCATCTGTTGTTGTAGCTGCCGAAGTGGCTTGTTTAAACGACGATGTAAAAACCAAATGACCAAACTATACAGAATCAGTAAAATTGCAGCTAAACCAATCAATACAAGGGTCATTTTAGATTCCACATGGTCTACCCATTCCGTACGAGCGAGTGAGATTTTATAAATACCGATGATTTGCTTTTCTTGATAGACAGGCTCTTTATAGACAAACGCATCGTACGTTTGTTCAAGCTCATATAAATGCTGATAAAGCTTCTTTTTATTCTCAAAATTTGCCTGACTAACAAATGGGTTGGAGGCATATAACACACGACCACTCGCGTTATAAAGCGTTATCATGAGGTAATTATTTGTTGTCTGTTCGAGCGCTGCATAATTCGCAGACGTTGAATAAAGAGAAGGATCTGTAAGCAGCTTCTTTACATCTGTTACCGTATTCCACTTGTCAAAATACTCCTCAACATGCTTGTCCTGATAGTAGTTGTTAATTGAAACATAAAGCCCATAAAAAGCGGCAAGCGGGATAAGCATAACGAGTAAGTAGGTAAGGAGTAACCATGTTTTGATTTTCATAATGGCTCACCGATAAAGCGATAACCCTTGCCCCAAACGGTTTGAATAAAATGTGGATTTTTCACAGGGTCGCCTAGCTTTTCTCGTAGTGCTTTAATATGTACGGTAACGGTATGTAGCTGATCCATATCTGCTTGCTGCCAAATATGCTGATAAAGTGCTTCTTTTGTAAAGAGTTCAAGTGGATGCTGGGCGAATAGCTTTAATAAGTCATATTCTTTTTGTGTCACATTGACTTCGGCTTCGTTCAAATAAACAAGCTGTTCTTGCCAATGAATCGTCAATCCATTTGAAAAATGTTGAATGTTTTGTGGAAGGGTTAGGTGATTGTAGCGATACCAACGTTTTAACTGCGCGCGTACTCGTGCCTTTAATTCTTCTAAAGAAAAAGGCTTCGCTAAATAATCATCCGCATCCGCAAGTCCCGTCACTTTATCGACTTCCGTATTTCGTGCACTAATCATAATGACAGGAATATCACTTTCAAGTCGAATATGTTCGATTACCTGTAAACCATCCATTTCAGGTAGCATCCAATCAACGAGCACTAAATCAAAGCGAGCTGCTTTAAAATCTGCTAACCCTTCTAATCCTGTTGTTGCCCACGTGACATTGTAGCCATCATTCGTTAATGTATGCTGAATGATTTTCGCAATTTCTTGATCATCTTCTATGAGTAGTATTTGGTTCATGCTTACGCCTCCTGAAAAAAATATAACAATTGATACGGTGAATATTGAAAACTTTATACATTCTTTATATTTATTGTGCATTATTTCAGCATAATAGGGATTCATTTGGAAGAATCTATTTAAATATATGTAGTGATGGAGATAAAATGGGTTTTAATTCACACTTAAAGGTAGTTTTTGATAGAAAATAGTATTGCAAATGGGTATTAGATGAGGGATTTTGAGTGTTTTTGGAGATGAAGGCTTAAGATCTCAACATATTTATGTTAATTTACAAGGTATCTTATTTAAGAATTGGATGAAATGATGGTTGTTTGTATTTCGAGCGTGATTTGCTGAATTATTTTTTTTTAAGAAACTTCTAGAAACTAAAACTAGGAAAGATAGACTCATTTCACCTATCTTCCCTAGCAAAAATAATTTTACCATTCAACTAGACAGTTGTTTTACTGTAAAGTCTGCTGAAATTGTTGGTGGACGGCTTCAATCGGGATAAATAACCCAACCTTGCCATAAGGTTCACGTGATCCGGTTGCAAAAACAACGCCGATGACCCGCCCAGCTTCATTAATGACGGGGCTACCACTATTGCCTCGGTATACAGGAGCATTCATCATTACAATATCAGTTTTTATATCCGTAGCATTTGTATAGCCGAGCAGCTTTCCTTCATTCGCAATGCCACTAAAGGCGAGGGGATTACCGATGAAATAAACATGCTCATTTTTAGTGAATGTACTGTCTTCCGCTAAGGTTAAATGTGGCAACTCACGGCCATCTATCTTTAATAAGGCTACATCATATTCCTCATAAGCCTCAACAACCTGTGCTTCGTATAAGGAGTCATCTGGAAAGACAACTGTAATCGTTAAAGCATCATCAATGACATGCTCGTTCGTTAAAATAAAGCCATCCTCTGAA containing:
- a CDS encoding LolA family protein; this translates as MKKVVYAAALTLTLALGACSETEQYSPQEILNQAMEETTELSSYYAEYKMNVDGEGSYTAKQWEHNGKIRIEMLDATGEETLTVNDGKTVTLYNPTLNSGSTYTVTDDMEGFVRPTLKEQAMQTLELIKDTHDISVGDSEKIAGRETYHLIAKAKEKGSLIGDIEIWVDKKTWMTLKTVSITEDMKLTMEFTKFEPDAKISADQFVLDLPADAAMETIDVTMPTQITASEAQKMLGDFLAFPASTGYELLTIEDMEVPETKEIALTYLKDGEPAFTLSVFIPTDTEPFSTDSAVKVHGQPAEITDEQFFKLLQWDEDGLRYGIILEDEELTFEEVLALTEQMEVIQ
- a CDS encoding DUF6442 family protein, which codes for MQKETSDDSTHILSICVFIIILIIIKIMNEQPATDLLAVLTASLRIRSFALYQNQKQHFGQRYLMD
- a CDS encoding response regulator transcription factor, with the protein product MNQILLIEDDQEIAKIIQHTLTNDGYNVTWATTGLEGLADFKAARFDLVLVDWMLPEMDGLQVIEHIRLESDIPVIMISARNTEVDKVTGLADADDYLAKPFSLEELKARVRAQLKRWYRYNHLTLPQNIQHFSNGLTIHWQEQLVYLNEAEVNVTQKEYDLLKLFAQHPLELFTKEALYQHIWQQADMDQLHTVTVHIKALREKLGDPVKNPHFIQTVWGKGYRFIGEPL
- a CDS encoding S1C family serine protease codes for the protein MTEHKSTEELTEEEFLELVLDEQQKALAEERERRLNPTPMKPKRQKPVVRIVVWLMAFTLIFNTFAIIFNIYSIPAIEFLKVSAKLSSQENIQTYKQAVVTINTDSGKGTGFAISEDGFILTNEHVIDDALTITVVFPDDSLYEAQVVEAYEEYDVALLKIDGRELPHLTLAEDSTFTKNEHVYFIGNPLAFSGIANEGKLLGYTNATDIKTDIVMMNAPVYRGNSGSPVINEAGRVIGVVFATGSREPYGKVGLFIPIEAVHQQFQQTLQ
- a CDS encoding sensor histidine kinase, which translates into the protein MKIKTWLLLTYLLVMLIPLAAFYGLYVSINNYYQDKHVEEYFDKWNTVTDVKKLLTDPSLYSTSANYAALEQTTNNYLMITLYNASGRVLYASNPFVSQANFENKKKLYQHLYELEQTYDAFVYKEPVYQEKQIIGIYKISLARTEWVDHVESKMTLVLIGLAAILLILYSLVIWFLHRRLNKPLRQLQQQMQHFAKGLLIEPLPSRKDEIGELSTSFEAMQQEILAARAHLQQEQQQKHYMLASLSHDLKTPLTSIQAYTESLLSEGDANKEEYLSIITAKTVYMKQLLDELTMFSLLQSPTYEMELVAVDGEEFFDMLLADYEDISREKGFICTISCHVTGTFYVQPKQLMRVLDNLLSNAWRYANTSGTIRIAAFNPHLAPNWCSMHLTKTTGVYIIVTNTGTEIPAEQLNQIFEPLYQVDQARTKTGNRGTGLGLTIAKDIIEKHHGTIKVVSKQNETAFIIWLPQEEKE